One window from the genome of Cricetulus griseus strain 17A/GY chromosome 2, alternate assembly CriGri-PICRH-1.0, whole genome shotgun sequence encodes:
- the LOC100771119 gene encoding nucleophosmin-like, with product MEDSMDMVMSPLRPQNYLFSCELKADKDYHFKVDNDENEHQLSLRTISLGAGAKDELHIVETEAMNYEGSPIKVTLATLKMSVKPTVSLGGFEITPPVVLQLRCGSGPVHISGQHLVAVEGDAESEDEDEEDVNSLSMPGKRSAPGGGNKVPQKKVKINEDDDDDDFNDFDDEETEEKVPVKKSV from the coding sequence ATGGAAGACTCCATGGACATGGTCATGAGCCCTCTTAGGCCACAGAACTACCTTTTCAGTTGTGAACTAAAAGCTGACAAAGATTATCATTTTAAGGTGGATAATGATGAGAATGAACACCAGTTGTCACTAAGAACGATTAGTTTAGGGGCAGGGGCAAAAGATGAATTACACATTGTAGAGACAGAAGCAATGAACTATGAAGGCAGTCCAATTAAAGTAACACTGGCAACTTTGAAAATGTCCGTAAAACCAACAGTTTCCCTTGGTGGCTTTGAAATTACACCACCTGTGGTCTTACAGTTGAGGTGTGGTTCAGGGCCTGTGCACATTAGTGGACAGCACCTAGTAGCTGTAGAGGGAGATGCAGAGTcagaagatgaagatgaggaggatGTAAACTCTTTAAGTATGCCTGGCAAGCGATCTGCTCCTGGAGGTGGTAACAAAGTTccacagaaaaaagtaaaaatcaatgaagatgatgatgatgatgattttaatgattttgatgatgaagaaactgaagaaaaagttCCAGTGAAGAAATCTGTATGA